AGCGGCAGCCGCCAGGCCGGACGAGATGGTCGACAGCAGATCCGCGTTCTCGACCAGCCAGTCCGTGAATGCCCGGAAGCCGGCCTTGAGCCCGTCCATCGCCTTGCTCCACCAGTGGAGGTCCGGCGGGTGGTTCTCCGAGGCCTTCAGGATCGCGCGTTCGGCCTCGCCGGCCCGGTCCTTCCACTGCGCGTAGATCCGCTCGGCCTCGCGGATGAGGTCCTCGAGTTTGTCCTTGGAGTGGTCGGCCTTCTCCTTGGCCGCGTCCATCTCGTTGTCCATCCGCTTGGCAGCCGCCGGCTCCATCGGCTGCCCGAAGTACGGCGCGTACTTTTGGTACACGTCGTTGTAGTGATCGAGGTCCGACTCCGCCTGCTTACGGGCCGACGCCGCCTCCGCCTCGATCTTCCCGGCCTTTTCCTGGAATCCCTGCAGATGGCCGTGCCAGCCGCGCAGCGCCTTGGCGCAGTCGTGCATGGACTCGCTGCCCTGCTTGAGGTACTTGGGGAGTTCGCCGAGCTTCTTGGCGAAGTTCCGGGCCGCCTCGCCCTCCCAGGCGCCGTCACTCTTGCCGACCGCCTTGAGCAGATGGTCCAGCTCATCCAGCTCGTCGCCCACGGACTTCACGTCCGAGGAGAGTGCCTGGATGGCGTGGAGATCCCCCTTGGCCGGATTGAATCCGACCCCGGGCCAGGCCGAGTCGTCGTCGATGAACATGCTGCGCCAGGACATGCGTTTCCC
This genomic stretch from Streptomyces nigrescens harbors:
- a CDS encoding putative T7SS-secreted protein, which encodes MSWRSMFIDDDSAWPGVGFNPAKGDLHAIQALSSDVKSVGDELDELDHLLKAVGKSDGAWEGEAARNFAKKLGELPKYLKQGSESMHDCAKALRGWHGHLQGFQEKAGKIEAEAASARKQAESDLDHYNDVYQKYAPYFGQPMEPAAAKRMDNEMDAAKEKADHSKDKLEDLIREAERIYAQWKDRAGEAERAILKASENHPPDLHWWSKAMDGLKAGFRAFTDWLVENADLLSTISSGLAAAALACQIIPGVGTAVGTVLGGASAVFAAGAMAGHWIGNARGNGTPGWKIGLDALGVVPGFGGAIKAAKGGWAAAARAEAQFGGKLAGAAKALGPGNIVKSTPSGMAEALSDGLGQKGINWVSKKLIKTELPGAPTQLILKTGSTLNGAYHHLADGGETKTQAPGPSGAKFHQTLAA